The Cryptomeria japonica chromosome 6, Sugi_1.0, whole genome shotgun sequence genomic interval TCGTTGGCAGGTTATTTTGAGCCGGTATGGATACGTCTATATAACCTTCCGATAGAATATTGGAGTGAGGAACTATGGGAGAAAATTGGTAGAACATTGGGCATATTGCTGGAAATaaattttgatgatgaagaagacatTTGCAAAAGTGTTCGAATGAGAATTGCAGCAGTTAAAAGTATTCCTGAGAGCATAACCTTGGTATCTGATTGCAGGGAATGGATTCAAAAAGTGGAGATAGAATTTTTTTTAGCAAGATGCCCTAGATGTGGTAGCAAATTCCACGGTGAGAAGGAATGCAAGATGTATGTCAGAAAGGCAAGAAATGTTCCTAGAAAACCAACACAGACTTGgagaagaaaaatagaggaaagcaAGAAAACGGTTGAGTCTCAAGGAAAGGAAAAAAATAAGGAATATGAACAGACTCATACGAAAGAAAGTAAAGAATCATAAATACTATTAATGGTAGATGAAGGTGACAAGGAGAACAGGATGGATAATATGGAGATAGCAATAGAGAAAGATGGTGAGAGCATGGGAAATGAAAACAAATTTGAATCTATAAAAGTAAACATAAATGGCAGTAGAAACAATGCAGAGGAGGATTGTAGAGGCACATCTTCTAGAGAAAAAGGGCTGTCAAATATTGAATTTGATTACGAAAGGGGTTCAGATGATGATCaatttcaaaatgaattggataacattgaccCTAGATGCATCAACCAATCGGCAAACATTCTGTTGGGGAAAGCAAAAGGAGTAAGGGGCAAAAGAAGCAAtaaacagaaaagagaggacagagcaaatgagaaaggaataaTTGGTGTGATGGAATTCATAAAGAAAACCAAGGGAGAAGGAACCTCCCTTGGTAAACAATGAAGATAacaacatggaatgtcaggggtctatCGGCCCCTGACAAAAAGTGCTTGGTCAAGAGGGCAATACAAAGAATTTCAGGTGATATTATAATGCTGCAAGAGACCAAGCTAAATGCAGAAAAAACATCCTTTTTCAAATCTTTTAGTAGGATGTGGGATGGTGATTTTCAGGAGGCGATTGGGTCTGTGGGTGGATTGGTGGTCCTATGGAACCTAGATAAAGTTTCAGTTTGTTTGATCTCCAAGCAGGAAAATTGGATGCAATGTAAATTAAGAGTTTTGCAAGAAGATTTGGTATTTTCTTTGTTCAACATTTATGGTCCGACCaagatagaagaaaagaaaagggttTGGAAAGAAATCTCAGAACAAATTAGAATGGTTGATTAAGAGAAAGTGATAGTGGTGGGAGACTTCAACACCATTCTCAATAACGAAGAAAAAAATGGAGGTTTAAGAATGAATGCCCGTGTGATGGAAGATTTCTGAGATTTTGTGACAGATAATAACCTGTTCGACATTATCCCTAAATCAGGAAAttttacatggactaataggagggcAAATTTTAGCAAAATTTCAGAGAGATTGGATAGAATATTCACTAgaacatattggattagaggacaGTTTGACTTGGAGACAACAATTATGCCCTTAACACTCTCAGATCACTTCCCGGTTCAGTTGAACTGTAtcacatcaatggaaaaggtgaaagggaattttaaattcttgagcatgtggtggagagatataaACTTTGGAAAAAACATTGAGAAGTGGTGGGAAGAATGTATAGATTATAAAGGTACTCCAAGCTATTGTTTTGTTAAGAAGATGAAATATCTGAGGAACAAGATTAAAATATGGAATGTGGAAACCTTCAAGAATATTTTTTCAGAGAAAATAAGGGTGGAAGTGGAACTTGATAGGCTTAATAACTTGGTGATTGAGAAGGGGATGTCAAATGAAGAATTTAATACTGAGAATTCTCTTAAAGAAGATTTGGAAGAGATTCTTCTGAGAGAAGAAATGTTTTGGCGAGACAAATCCAGAGAATTATGGATCAAAgctggagattcaaattcaaatttatttcatgcttcattgaaagaaaagaggaacAAAAACA includes:
- the LOC131033180 gene encoding uncharacterized protein LOC131033180, coding for MSLPINGRKGGYVEEIRIEFTKELKEDVVFWEEYVVIAKFIGLNWPRKDIKKWVECNWGKRIVVKFIANGFFVVLFEEEEERNRALTDRNWFVNTHVVYIQPWTPHFDPTSLAGYFEPVWIRLYNLPIEYWSEELWEKIGRTLGILLEINFDDEEDICKSVRMRIAAVKSIPESITLVSDCREWIQKVEIEFFLARCPRCGSKFHGEKECKMYVRKARNVPRKPTQTWRRKIEESKKTVESQGKEKNKEYEQTHTKESKES